One Paenibacillus sp. FSL H7-0737 DNA segment encodes these proteins:
- a CDS encoding YheC/YheD family endospore coat-associated protein: MGHKLVGILLNADMHRGVPRLKTGQESLSNYEEAAAAYGLVPCFLKLADIDTDSGFSAAYIKGSHGYKSVVVPTPTVIHNRAIYSQNSPGMQRLLRHHPLVYNTCNRYGKDEIHELLEQHEELREVLPATTGVSGLKQMMNRYPDLILKPCRGSIGNGVMRLVRKGPQRWSLNYLSPSMRRWISTPVYQGALPKMLRARLASVPYLVQERIPLAEIGGRPFDLRVTIQRGWGGDWQVTGLFAKLAPPGGFVSNIARGGEALSSSFALEKAFSRGIAAHIRIAVETLSLVIARCLEQDLPGLADIGLDIGITKDGRIFFIECNGRDQRYGFHKAGLTEIWKESYRRPMGYARFLLEKNSLIYNSY, from the coding sequence ATGGGGCATAAGCTCGTTGGAATACTACTAAATGCCGATATGCACCGGGGCGTTCCCCGGCTAAAAACAGGACAGGAGTCTCTATCCAACTATGAAGAGGCGGCCGCTGCATACGGCCTAGTTCCCTGCTTTCTGAAGCTCGCGGACATCGATACAGACTCAGGCTTCAGCGCCGCCTATATAAAGGGATCTCATGGATATAAAAGCGTAGTAGTTCCTACGCCAACTGTCATCCATAACCGAGCCATATACAGCCAGAATAGCCCAGGAATGCAACGTCTGCTGCGGCACCATCCTTTGGTGTACAATACTTGCAATCGATACGGCAAGGATGAGATCCATGAACTGCTTGAGCAGCATGAAGAGCTGCGTGAGGTTTTGCCAGCAACAACTGGCGTATCTGGACTCAAACAAATGATGAATCGTTACCCCGATCTTATTCTTAAACCTTGCCGTGGAAGCATTGGGAATGGGGTCATGCGACTGGTTCGTAAAGGGCCTCAGCGCTGGAGTTTAAATTATCTCTCCCCCTCCATGCGGCGCTGGATAAGCACTCCCGTATATCAGGGGGCGCTGCCAAAAATGCTCCGGGCACGCCTTGCCTCTGTCCCTTATCTCGTGCAGGAGCGTATTCCCCTTGCTGAGATTGGAGGACGTCCCTTTGATTTACGCGTCACCATTCAACGCGGCTGGGGAGGCGATTGGCAGGTTACCGGTCTCTTTGCTAAACTAGCACCCCCTGGGGGGTTTGTCTCTAATATAGCCCGTGGAGGAGAAGCGTTAAGCTCTTCCTTTGCGCTGGAAAAAGCCTTCTCTAGAGGAATAGCGGCCCATATCCGTATAGCTGTCGAAACACTTAGCCTTGTTATAGCTCGTTGTCTCGAGCAAGACCTTCCAGGGCTGGCCGATATCGGACTGGATATAGGCATTACAAAGGATGGTCGCATCTTCTTCATAGAATGCAATGGCCGCGACCAACGCTATGGATTTCACAAAGCCGGCCTTACGGAGATTTGGAAGGAGAGTTACCGAAGACCTATGGGATACGCACGTTTTTTACTAGAAAAGAACAGCCTCATATATAACAGTTATTGA
- the asd gene encoding archaetidylserine decarboxylase (Phosphatidylserine decarboxylase is synthesized as a single chain precursor. Generation of the pyruvoyl active site from a Ser is coupled to cleavage of a Gly-Ser bond between the larger (beta) and smaller (alpha chains). It is an integral membrane protein.), with protein sequence MVKQLLRLMTELSSHRWLSRLMGSFSHSRLSRFLIPVFIKTYQIPSAQAEKNPGEYLTLNEFFSRRLKPGMRPIATDADALVSPVDAMITAMGDISSGTIMNVKGQDYKIEDLLNHSPHLELYKRGFFFVLYLSPTDYHRIHSPLTGHKVESDHIRGRAYPVNDFGMRHMKGVLNRNERLITYIAGDYGETAVVKVGAMNVSSIGYTDANATEWQIGDDLAYFEFGSTVVLLMESGTFTPRPKLEVNTKVKMGELLGTLHRPL encoded by the coding sequence ATGGTAAAACAATTGCTGCGGCTAATGACCGAGCTATCCTCGCACCGATGGCTTTCACGGTTAATGGGGTCTTTTTCTCATAGTAGACTCAGCCGTTTTCTAATCCCGGTATTTATTAAGACTTATCAAATCCCCTCCGCCCAAGCGGAGAAGAATCCTGGAGAATATCTCACTCTTAATGAGTTTTTCAGCCGCCGGCTGAAGCCTGGCATGCGGCCTATTGCAACCGATGCTGACGCTTTAGTTAGTCCCGTAGATGCAATGATTACTGCTATGGGTGACATTTCCTCTGGTACGATTATGAATGTAAAAGGGCAGGATTATAAGATCGAGGATCTACTAAATCATTCTCCGCATCTGGAGCTATACAAGAGAGGTTTTTTCTTCGTCCTTTATCTAAGTCCTACGGATTATCACCGGATTCACTCTCCCCTTACTGGACATAAGGTTGAGAGTGATCATATTCGTGGACGAGCCTATCCTGTCAACGATTTCGGCATGCGACATATGAAGGGCGTACTGAATCGCAATGAACGTCTTATCACGTATATCGCCGGAGACTACGGAGAAACCGCAGTAGTAAAGGTAGGCGCGATGAACGTCAGCAGCATCGGGTATACGGATGCTAACGCTACCGAGTGGCAAATCGGCGATGATCTAGCCTATTTCGAGTTCGGCTCCACTGTAGTACTGCTTATGGAGAGCGGTACTTTTACCCCGAGACCCAAGCTTGAGGTCAACACGAAGGTAAAGATGGGGGAATTGCTGGGGACGCTACATCGGCCGCTTTAG